The following proteins come from a genomic window of Populus alba chromosome 12, ASM523922v2, whole genome shotgun sequence:
- the LOC118044819 gene encoding superoxide dismutase [Fe], chloroplastic-like isoform X2: MLQRQCTRKADALTVTATFELKPPPYPMDDLEPHMSKNTFEYHRGKHHRAYVDNLNKQIDGTERDDMSLDDVVLVTYNKGSPLPAFNNAAQAWNHEFFLESMKPGGGGKASGELLQLIERDFGSFDIFVQEFKSAAAAQFGSGWAWLV, encoded by the exons ATGTTGCAGAGGCAATGTACCAGAAAGGCTGATGCTTTGACAGTTACAGCTACATTTGAGCTGAAACCTCCTCCATATCCCATG GATGATTTAGAGCCGCATATGAGCAAGAACACATTTGAGTATCACCGGGGAAAGCATCACAGGGCTTATGTGGATAACTTAAACAAGCAAATTGACGGAACAGAACGAGATGACATGTCCTTAGATGATGTTGTGCTCGTTACATATAACAAGGGTAGTCCACTTCCTGCTTTCAACAATGCTGCACAG GCATGGAACCATGAATTCTTTTTGGAATCCATGAAACCGGGAGGTGGAGGAAAGGCATCAGGGGAACTTCTTCAATTGATTGAAAGAGATTTTGgttcttttgatatatttgtGCAAGAGTTCAAGTCGGCTGCAGCTGCTCAGTTTGGTTCTGGATGGGCTTGGCTTGTTT
- the LOC118044819 gene encoding superoxide dismutase [Fe], chloroplastic-like isoform X3 has product MDDLEPHMSKNTFEYHRGKHHRAYVDNLNKQIDGTERDDMSLDDVVLVTYNKGSPLPAFNNAAQAWNHEFFLESMKPGGGGKASGELLQLIERDFGSFDIFVQEFKSAAAAQFGSGWAWLVC; this is encoded by the exons ATG GATGATTTAGAGCCGCATATGAGCAAGAACACATTTGAGTATCACCGGGGAAAGCATCACAGGGCTTATGTGGATAACTTAAACAAGCAAATTGACGGAACAGAACGAGATGACATGTCCTTAGATGATGTTGTGCTCGTTACATATAACAAGGGTAGTCCACTTCCTGCTTTCAACAATGCTGCACAG GCATGGAACCATGAATTCTTTTTGGAATCCATGAAACCGGGAGGTGGAGGAAAGGCATCAGGGGAACTTCTTCAATTGATTGAAAGAGATTTTGgttcttttgatatatttgtGCAAGAGTTCAAGTCGGCTGCAGCTGCTCAGTTTGGTTCTGGATGGGCTTGGCTTGTTTGTTAG
- the LOC118044819 gene encoding superoxide dismutase [Fe], chloroplastic-like isoform X1, which produces MLQRQCTRKADALTVTATFELKPPPYPMDDLEPHMSKNTFEYHRGKHHRAYVDNLNKQIDGTERDDMSLDDVVLVTYNKGSPLPAFNNAAQAWNHEFFLESMKPGGGGKASGELLQLIERDFGSFDIFVQEFKSAAAAQFGSGWAWLVC; this is translated from the exons ATGTTGCAGAGGCAATGTACCAGAAAGGCTGATGCTTTGACAGTTACAGCTACATTTGAGCTGAAACCTCCTCCATATCCCATG GATGATTTAGAGCCGCATATGAGCAAGAACACATTTGAGTATCACCGGGGAAAGCATCACAGGGCTTATGTGGATAACTTAAACAAGCAAATTGACGGAACAGAACGAGATGACATGTCCTTAGATGATGTTGTGCTCGTTACATATAACAAGGGTAGTCCACTTCCTGCTTTCAACAATGCTGCACAG GCATGGAACCATGAATTCTTTTTGGAATCCATGAAACCGGGAGGTGGAGGAAAGGCATCAGGGGAACTTCTTCAATTGATTGAAAGAGATTTTGgttcttttgatatatttgtGCAAGAGTTCAAGTCGGCTGCAGCTGCTCAGTTTGGTTCTGGATGGGCTTGGCTTGTTTGTTAG